In the genome of Phlebotomus papatasi isolate M1 chromosome 2, Ppap_2.1, whole genome shotgun sequence, one region contains:
- the LOC129801658 gene encoding uncharacterized protein LOC129801658, with translation MENRLIWSLCQESPSPTVKIGSDCQFLIQKNCQKLFVNNPLAIKSSPKSLVKEGDPGKKFSVCVQSLIVKMSKSNIKSEKLEKKKDSQKRSQRIVRSQQYVYVTYMEEHPDFVENESREHWKVLAKRLNEVNGPKKSPEDWKSTFMRWKHQVAYRARQAATGNSPLYRSLTQIDVRALIAMGKEIPMNCHIIGETEPSEVLKMHLKRQAAIKCESSKAEEIEIVQQVDEEEMEEEEEHVDKEEEGETVNIYTLEEEEYEVEVPKTIHEPLVKTYQGRKRKAPVAESTRILPHAAPSNIPICSRATSPDSPQLVTQVTQQKPLDDRDFQLKKRKVLALERRAMAQERIADAFERIVNVLESRFERDLTNLI, from the exons ATGGAGAACCGTTTAATATGGTCCCTTTGTCAAGAATCCCCATCTCCGACAGTCAAG ATCGGATCAGATTGTCAATTTTTGATTCAAaagaactgtcaaaaattgtttgtaaacaaTCCCCTTGCCATCAAGTCTTCTCCTAAATCCCTGGTCAAAGAGGGTGATCCTGGAAAGAAGTTTAGTGTTTGTGTCCAGTCATTAATAGTAAAGATGAGTAAGAGTAATATTAAGTCTGAGAAGCTGGAGAAGAAAA AGGATTCCCAGAAGCGTTCCCAGCGCATTGTCCGTAGTCAGCAGTATGTGTATGTGACGTATATGGAGGAGCATCCTGATTTTGTGGAGAACGAATCGAGGGAGCACTGGAAGGTTCTGGCTAAGCGATTGAATGAGGTTAATGGCCCGAAGAAGTCTCCGGAAGATTGGAAAAGT ACATTCATGAGATGGAAGCACCAGGTCGCCTACAGAGCTCGTCAGGCTGCTACAGGAAATAGTCCACTGTATAGATCTCTTACGCAAATTGACGTAAGGGCTTTGATTGCTATGGGCAAGGAAATTCCCATGAATTGTCATATTATTGGTGAGACAGAACCTTCGGAAGTTCTCAAGATGCACTTAAAGAGGCAGGCGGCCATCAAGTGTGAATCCTCAAAAGCGGAAGAAATCGAGATAGTCCAACAAGTCGATGAGGAAGAaatggaggaggaggaggagcaCGTTGACAAAGAGGAAGAAGGAGAAACTGTCAATATTTACACACTGGAGGAAGAGGAATATGAGGTAGAAGTGCCCAAGACTATTCATGAGCCTCTGGTGAAAACCTATCAAGGCAGGAAGAGAAAAGCTCCTGTTGCTGAATCAACCAGGATCCTTCCTCATGCGGCTCCATCGAATATTCCAATCTGCAGTCGAGCCACCTCTCCAGATTCCCCACAGTTGGTCACCCAGGTCACACAACAGAAACCTCTCGATGACAGGGATTTCCAGTTGAAAAAACGCAAAGTCTTGGCCCTAGAGCGTAGAGCAATGGCTCAGGAGAGAATTGCCGATGCTTTTGAGAGAATTGTCAATGTACTTGAGAGTCGCTTTGAGAGAGATCttacaaatttgatttaa
- the LOC129801660 gene encoding 39S ribosomal protein L46, mitochondrial has protein sequence MLKRVLLSSRILRGYNIRLTSQNVSVEKEKWDLLAGVLVERLPVIGKSLSPIESKYQKMLDDMEFEQSLLCDHEMRHRKDKILAERLKKGLDVDMDDAVSKQTAQDFEDACDEELKNFKFTERITEADRKKDFMSTQRKLEDSLILLVEQLVGEKKIFLLPQGIREEGETMRQTADRVIREVCGEKLNVQVYGNAPVGFYKYKYPVNQRKETIGAKVFFFRAAHVTGNLEKSTKGKFLWHSKEEIEGKLPPEYYKSVRQFLL, from the exons ATGTTAAAAAGAGTTTTGCTGTCTTCTAGAATCCTCAGAGGATATAATATACGATTGACTTCGCAAAATGTTTCAGTAGAAAAGGAGAAATGGGATCTTTTAGCGGGGGTGCTCGTGGAGCGGCTTCCAGTGATTGGGAAAAGCCTCAGTCCTATTGAATCCAAGTACCAG AAAATGCTCGACGACATGGAATTCGAGCAAAGTCTTCTCTGTGACCATGAAATGAGGCACAGGAAAGATAAAATTCTCGCTGAACGTCTCAAAAAGGGTTTGGATGTGGACATGGATGATGCAGTTAGCAAACAGACTGCCCAGGACTTTGAGGATGCATGTGACGAAGAactgaaaaatttcaaattcaccGAAAGAATTACAGAGGCTGACAGAAAGAAAGATTTTATGTCTACTCAAAGAAAACTCGAGGACAGCCTAATACTCTTGGTGGAGCAGCTCGTGGGTGAGAAGAAAATCTTCCTATTGCCACAGGGAATCCGTGAGGAGGGTGAGACAATGCGTCAGACTGCAGATAGGGTCATCCGGGAAGTTTGTGGAGAGAAACTGAATGTTCAAGTTTATGGCAATGCTCCTGTGGGCTTCTACAAGTACAAATACCCAGTGAATCAGAGAAAGGAAACCATTGGGGCCAAGGTGTTTTTCTTCCGGGCAGCTCATGTCACAGGAAATCTGGAGAAATCaactaaaggaaagtttctctGGCATTCTAAGGAAGAAATTGAAGGAAAACTCCCTCCTGAGTACTACAAAAGTGTCCGACAGTTCCTTTTGTAa
- the LOC129801659 gene encoding thioredoxin-like protein 1, with product MAVRVINDEIHFQAELSAAGIKLVVVDFTATWCGPCQRIAPLFEQLPGKYPKAVFLKVDVDKCSETAAAQGVSSMPTFIFYRNRQKIDRLQGADIQGLENKIRQHIGSTEDDSGEDYGQGLMELNSFISKNECECLNEADNHPLGHCLTPAGGFLQSDVDEQLIVSIAFNQPVKLHSLKIKAPTALGPKNIKLFINQPRTMDFDMAESCSSIQDLQLTEKDLDGTPIALRFVKFQNVQNIQLFVKDNQSGDDKTQIDHLGFIGMPISTTKMEDFKRVIGKKGESH from the exons ATGGCAGTCCGGGTGATAAATGACGAGATCCACTTCCAGGCTGAATTGTCAGCTGCTGGAATAAAGCTTGTTGTAGTGGATTTTACTGCTACTTG GTGTGGTCCGTGTCAGAGAATTGCTCCCCTCTTTGAGCAGCTTCCGGGAAAGTATCCCAAGGCTGTGTTCCTGAAAGTGGATGTAGACAAATGTTCAGAAACGGCAGCTGCACAGGGAGTGTCTTCAATGCCAACTTTTATTTTCTATCGGAATCGCCAGAAGATTGACCGTTTGCAGGGAGCTGATATTCAAGGGCTGGAGAATAAGATCCGCCAGCATATTGGGTCAACTGAAGATGACAGTGGGGAAGATTATGGGCAGGGTTTGATGGAGTTGAATTCATTCATCTCGAAGAATGAATGTGAGTGTCTCAATGAGGCTGATAATCATCCTTTGGGTCATTGTCTGACTCCAGCCGGGGGCTTCCTGCAGTCGGACGTCGATGAGCAGTTGATTGTCTCGATTGCCTTCAATCAACCTGTGAAACTCCATTCGCTGAAAATCAAAGCTCCCACAGCTTTGGGCCCTAAGAACATTAAGCTGTTCATTAATCAACCACGCACCATGGACTTTGACATGGCTGAGAGTTGCTCTTCAATACAGGATCTCCAGCTCACGGAAAAAGATCTCGATGGCACTCCCATTGCTTTGCGATTTGTCAAATTCCAGAATGTCCAGAACATTCAGCTCTTTGTTAAGGACAATCAAAGTGGAGATGATAAGACTCAGATTGATCATCTAGGATTCATTGGAATGCCCATCTCAACCACCAAAATGGAGGACTTTAAGCGAGTGATTGGAAAGAAAGGCGAGAGCCACTGA